A window of Chrysoperla carnea chromosome 3, inChrCarn1.1, whole genome shotgun sequence genomic DNA:
ttatgtcataagtaattttaaattcaagcagattaatttattttgtaataatcataatttatcaaataaaatatcgatattaattttcaaaatcattaataattacattGCGTTGGTAGGAAAATTGTCTTAAAGGATTTTATGATTGACTACTATGCGTATGAGCTTAAGAAAATTTTCCCTTAAATATTCTATGATATTTGATCAGTAGATATCAACTCAGTCAGTATTTTATGAGCAATTccgttaattaaaattatttataagatatctaatttgattttatgagAATTGGTATATTTAACGCcgaatagtatttttataagattCAATGAGAAAAGTTGAAGAAAATAAGCATAAAAGAAGTTATCAAGTCAGCTCAGTTTATAAATGAGCAATGGGCTGGTTCAGAATAACAACGCGCATTCACTTTTGTGCGGGCGACCAAAAAAACGTGTCAGAATTCTGTTACACTCTGTACACTCTTGTACGTAATTATCTCTTTATAcgaactaaaatatataaaacagttGCAAAATTAAGTGAACATGTAGACAAGTTTTTGGAGGGGGGCGCTCACACAAAAGCAAATGTTATGTTATCCAACCACGTGCACCGATTTTAACACGACTTTGAAGTTCTGTATAATTTATCTCTTTTCTCTGGTTTGGCTTATACTACTTGTCGAGTTACTATTCTATTGGCTTATACTACTAGGGGTAGACCTCGTCCAGATAGCGCTTTTTTTCGTGCTACCCTCTCCACTCGAGTTTCACGtccttatattatatattcttgATAAAAGATTTAGCTGAGTATGATTATTATGTGTCTTTCTCATACATACTGTTATAAGAAAGAAAGATATATGGTGCAAAAGGTATCAAAAGAGGGTTGTCAAATGTGTATACGTTTTGTGTCATAATTCTATGGTCATAATAGCAAGATCCAaatttaaagtttgaaaattagaaaacaatggcaaacaattcatttaatcatcagatgattaataaaaacaacattaaaattaaaaaagaattaaatacagaattaattattattaaaagtgaaatattaGAAGATAATGTCACAATAGAAGATTGTCGaattaaaaacgaaataccAGAAGACGGTGTTACAACAGAAgatgatcaaattaaaaatgaaatattagaagacaGTAGTGCTAGTGTAAAACATgaagaaatttatgtaaatgagGAGCATTTTTATTTGCCTcatattaaagttgaaaaagaattacatacagaAAGTGTTTCAGAATCACAACGAGTTTATAATGAAGTAGgatcattttcatgtgatgtttatAATAGACAAACTAGTTCAGTTCAAGACAAACAGATTTACACcggagaaaaatcattttcatgtgatgtttgtaataaatcaattaacactctaaatcatttaattatacataaaaggattcacactggagaaaaaccattttcatgtgatactTGTAATAAAGCATTTACTCAACAAAGCAATTTAACTAGACATAAACGGATTCACacgggagaaaaaccattttcatgtgatatttgcgACAAATCATTTACTAATAAAAGTCATTTAGTTGGACATGAACGGAGTCACAagggtgaaaaaccattttcatgtgatatttgtaataaaacatttactcatggaagtaatttacataaacataaaagggttcatactggagaaaaacgaTTTCCCTGTgatatttgtaacaaaacatTTACTCAACAGAGTaatttagttcaacataaacgGATTCACGCTGCAGAGagaccattttcatgtgatacttgtaataaaacatttacgaatAAAAGTCATTTAATTAGGCATACACGAattcataccggagaaaaatcttttgaatgtgatatttgtaataaaacatttactgatTCAACCAGTTTAGGTATACATAAAAGgattcatagtggagaaaaacca
This region includes:
- the LOC123296255 gene encoding zinc finger protein 525-like, whose translation is MFEILEDNVTIEDCRIKNEIPEDGVTTEDDQIKNEILEDSSASVKHEEIYVNEEHFYLPHIKVEKELHTESVSESQRVYNEVGSFSCDVYNRQTSSVQDKQIYTGEKSFSCDVCNKSINTLNHLIIHKRIHTGEKPFSCDTCNKAFTQQSNLTRHKRIHTGEKPFSCDICDKSFTNKSHLVGHERSHKGEKPFSCDICNKTFTHGSNLHKHKRVHTGEKRFPCDICNKTFTQQSNLVQHKRIHAAERPFSCDTCNKTFTNKSHLIRHTRIHTGEKSFECDICNKTFTDSTSLGIHKRIHSGEKPFSCDICNKAFAHQKM